One genomic segment of Clostridium saccharoperbutylacetonicum N1-4(HMT) includes these proteins:
- a CDS encoding pyridoxal phosphate-dependent aminotransferase: MNKQVEKIQISGIRRFAEKVNKVEGAISLTIGQPDFSVPANICEAITKAIMENKTTYTSNAGIEELRTEISRHLGNFGIKYDKDEICITVGGSEGLYSVLFALMNSGEKILLPGPAYPAYENISIMIGAEVVTYPLKEDFTIDINVIKEKLDKENIKVLMLSFPSNPTGAILTKEQRDALIDIIKEKDIVVITDEMYSSIIFDEYYSVAQASEIKDKVIYVSGFSKIFSMTGLRIGYVACVNKYMKEIMKVHQYGVSCAPSIAQYGALEGLRNSSEDVERMRKSFERRKDYCMKRLKELQLEVAEPKGAFYIFPSIKKFNMPAEEFCEKLLNEGKVACVPGTAFGSLGEGYMRISYCYSEEVLKEAFDRIESFLNNNFIN, translated from the coding sequence ATGAATAAACAAGTTGAAAAAATACAGATCTCAGGTATACGAAGATTTGCAGAAAAAGTCAATAAAGTAGAGGGTGCAATTTCATTAACTATAGGTCAGCCGGATTTTTCTGTACCTGCAAATATATGTGAAGCAATTACAAAAGCAATAATGGAGAATAAGACAACTTATACTTCAAATGCTGGGATAGAAGAACTCAGAACAGAAATAAGTAGACATTTAGGGAACTTTGGGATTAAATATGATAAAGACGAAATATGTATAACCGTTGGTGGAAGTGAAGGTTTATATTCAGTATTATTTGCACTCATGAATTCTGGAGAAAAGATTTTATTGCCAGGGCCTGCTTATCCAGCTTATGAAAATATCTCAATAATGATAGGGGCAGAGGTTGTCACGTATCCTTTAAAAGAGGATTTTACAATAGATATTAATGTAATTAAGGAAAAGTTAGATAAAGAAAATATAAAAGTATTAATGTTATCTTTTCCATCTAATCCTACAGGTGCAATTTTAACTAAAGAACAAAGAGATGCACTTATAGATATTATAAAGGAAAAGGATATTGTTGTAATAACAGATGAAATGTATTCTTCTATTATTTTTGATGAATACTATTCAGTAGCTCAGGCTAGTGAAATAAAAGATAAGGTTATCTATGTAAGTGGATTTTCAAAGATCTTCTCGATGACGGGTCTAAGAATTGGTTATGTTGCTTGCGTAAATAAATATATGAAAGAAATAATGAAGGTTCATCAATATGGGGTATCTTGTGCTCCTTCTATTGCTCAATATGGGGCTTTGGAAGGGTTAAGAAATTCATCAGAGGATGTTGAAAGGATGAGGAAATCCTTTGAAAGAAGAAAAGATTATTGTATGAAGAGGTTAAAAGAACTACAATTAGAGGTGGCAGAACCTAAAGGAGCCTTTTATATATTTCCTTCAATTAAAAAATTCAATATGCCAGCAGAAGAATTTTGTGAAAAGCTATTAAATGAAGGAAAGGTTGCTTGTGTGCCTGGAACTGCTTTTGGAAGCCTTGGGGAAGGCTATATGAGAATATCTTATTGTTATTCTGAGGAAGTGCTAAAGGAAGCTTTTGATAGAATTGAAAGCTTTTTAAATAATAATTTTATTAATTAA
- the dapD gene encoding 2,3,4,5-tetrahydropyridine-2,6-dicarboxylate N-acetyltransferase, with translation MSYNLTDPYEIARFIKESKKSTPVKVYINGDLSNAEMNDVEWYGSNGFYILMGESDSITKIVLDNKHLIKHFRIENDRRNSAIPMLDLLEVDARIEPGAIIRDKVTIGKNAVIMMGAVINIGAEIGDGTMVDMNAVVGARGQLGKNVHLGAGAVVAGVLEPPSKEPCQIGDNALIGANSVILEGVKIGAGSVVAAGSVVTEDVPAGVVVAGSPAKIVKTVDDKTKDKTQILEDLRK, from the coding sequence ATGTCATACAATTTAACAGATCCTTATGAAATTGCTAGATTTATTAAGGAATCAAAAAAATCAACTCCAGTAAAAGTTTATATTAATGGAGATTTAAGCAATGCAGAAATGAATGATGTAGAATGGTATGGTTCTAACGGATTTTATATACTAATGGGAGAATCTGATTCTATAACTAAAATAGTGTTAGATAATAAACATCTTATAAAGCATTTTAGAATAGAAAATGATAGAAGAAATTCAGCTATACCAATGCTTGATTTACTAGAAGTAGATGCTAGAATTGAGCCAGGTGCTATTATAAGAGATAAAGTTACTATTGGTAAAAATGCTGTAATTATGATGGGTGCTGTAATTAATATTGGAGCTGAAATCGGCGATGGAACAATGGTTGATATGAATGCAGTAGTTGGAGCTCGTGGACAATTAGGTAAAAATGTTCACTTAGGAGCTGGTGCAGTTGTTGCTGGTGTATTAGAACCACCTAGTAAGGAACCTTGCCAAATTGGAGACAATGCTTTAATTGGTGCTAATTCTGTAATTCTTGAAGGAGTTAAGATAGGTGCTGGTAGCGTTGTTGCTGCTGGTTCAGTAGTTACTGAAGATGTACCTGCTGGCGTTGTTGTTGCTGGATCACCTGCAAAAATCGTAAAGACTGTAGATGATAAAACAAAGGACAAAACACAAATTCTTGAAGATTTAAGAAAATAG
- a CDS encoding single-stranded DNA-binding protein: MDNLMLNNKIYLEGKVTSELEFSHEMYGEGFYTFDLDVMRLSDSVDTLNITVSERLLNDIKLEVGVDIILEGQLRSYNKFIDGSNKLILTVFARNIEPCLERSKNPNEIFLDGYICKEPIYRTTPFGREIADVLLAVNRAYNKSDYIPTIAWGRNSRFCQTLSVGDNIKVWGRLQSREYQKKVSDNEVVKKVAYEVSISKMERAHKEEVTGEQQGAV; this comes from the coding sequence ATGGATAATTTAATGCTAAATAACAAGATTTACCTTGAAGGTAAAGTGACATCTGAATTAGAGTTTAGTCATGAAATGTATGGGGAAGGGTTTTACACTTTTGATTTAGATGTAATGAGATTAAGTGATTCAGTAGATACTTTAAATATTACTGTTTCAGAAAGATTGCTTAATGACATTAAGCTAGAAGTAGGTGTAGACATAATTTTGGAAGGACAGTTAAGATCTTATAATAAATTTATAGATGGATCTAATAAGCTTATACTTACTGTTTTTGCAAGAAATATCGAACCATGTCTTGAAAGAAGTAAAAATCCTAATGAAATATTCCTAGATGGGTATATTTGCAAAGAACCAATCTACAGAACAACACCTTTTGGACGTGAAATTGCTGATGTTTTACTTGCAGTAAATAGAGCATATAACAAGTCAGATTATATTCCAACTATTGCTTGGGGTAGAAATTCAAGATTTTGTCAAACATTAAGTGTTGGAGATAATATTAAAGTATGGGGAAGACTTCAAAGTAGAGAATACCAAAAAAAGGTATCAGATAATGAAGTAGTAAAAAAAGTTGCTTATGAAGTTTCGATTTCTAAAATGGAAAGAGCTCATAAGGAAGAAGTTACTGGAGAACAACAAGGCGCAGTATAG
- a CDS encoding polysaccharide deacetylase family protein, translating to MLMSIGTSKTIHAVSNINEEEPIYCVDTNEKVVSLTFDINWAEKDNLQVILDILKKYNIKGTFFIMGGWVNYSQENVDKLMAIKEGGHEIGNHSYKHPLFSKIGPDRMKEEIEKTNDIIEKYTGERPKLFRFPSGDYNKAAFSKIRELGYKAIQWDADSVDWREVSAETEYNRVMKKVKPGSIVLFHNNAKYTPGNLDRIIKELKSKGYEFKAVGEMIYHENYIVDGDGIQHKKI from the coding sequence ATGCTTATGTCTATAGGGACTAGCAAAACTATTCACGCAGTATCAAATATAAATGAGGAAGAACCAATATACTGTGTCGATACAAATGAAAAGGTAGTAAGTTTAACCTTTGATATTAATTGGGCGGAAAAAGATAACTTGCAAGTAATATTAGACATATTGAAAAAATATAATATAAAAGGAACATTCTTCATAATGGGAGGGTGGGTTAATTATAGTCAAGAAAATGTTGATAAGCTAATGGCGATAAAAGAAGGGGGGCATGAGATAGGTAATCATAGTTATAAACATCCTCTATTTTCAAAAATAGGACCAGATAGGATGAAGGAAGAGATTGAAAAAACAAATGACATAATTGAAAAATACACAGGTGAAAGGCCAAAGTTATTTAGATTTCCAAGTGGAGATTATAATAAAGCAGCCTTTTCTAAAATTAGAGAATTAGGATACAAAGCAATTCAATGGGATGCAGATTCAGTTGATTGGAGAGAAGTTTCGGCTGAAACTGAATACAATAGGGTTATGAAAAAGGTAAAACCTGGATCAATTGTTTTATTTCATAATAATGCCAAGTATACTCCAGGAAATTTAGATAGGATTATTAAGGAGTTAAAAAGCAAGGGATATGAATTTAAAGCGGTTGGAGAAATGATATACCATGAAAACTATATTGTGGATGGTGATGGAATTCAGCATAAAAAAATTTAA
- a CDS encoding DUF4364 family protein, producing the protein MYESSSELAENKLLMLYVLKSIKEPISNTQLTEIILENNFINYFTFQQYLSELEESRFVEYNDVNDKKLIILTEKGDNVLSLFKDRLSPSKISIIDAYIKDKIEAIKKELTIHADYTLGSNDSFIVDLKAIEDQALLMELKLSVPSKNQATLICNKWKENPSDIYTNIINLLIN; encoded by the coding sequence ATGTACGAAAGTTCATCAGAATTAGCAGAAAATAAATTATTAATGTTATATGTATTAAAATCAATTAAAGAGCCCATTTCAAATACTCAGCTTACTGAAATAATTCTTGAAAATAACTTTATTAATTATTTTACATTCCAGCAATATTTGTCTGAGCTTGAAGAATCTAGATTTGTAGAATATAATGATGTTAATGATAAAAAACTTATTATATTAACCGAAAAAGGAGATAATGTTCTATCCTTATTTAAAGATAGATTATCCCCTTCAAAAATATCCATCATTGATGCGTATATTAAAGATAAAATCGAAGCTATAAAGAAAGAATTAACAATACATGCTGATTATACTTTAGGAAGCAATGATAGCTTTATAGTTGATCTTAAAGCCATTGAAGATCAAGCATTATTAATGGAATTAAAGTTATCTGTTCCATCTAAAAATCAGGCTACTTTAATTTGCAATAAGTGGAAGGAAAATCCTTCTGACATTTATACAAATATCATTAATTTATTGATTAATTAG
- a CDS encoding YncE family protein yields MSYIILCNTASDSLNKINTEDLNSESIILSDGEGPFGPHGLSLYKDKILVANNYNNSISIINYNNFKEETNLYVGAHPNDIVAINDIAYVLCGESNSVIIYDFIGERINFEIPTGRFPHNATLFEDNKLIFISNMGDDSISVIDYLNNREIKRIKVENIPMKTIISKNKKYLYICLSCLGYDKNGTVGIIDLSTLELINKIEVGNSPVDLFEEESFLYISNLCDGTISVIDLKEFKEKNKIRIGGMPRGIVKVEDRIFVGDYLNGILKVINLTENNVKVIRIGDEPNSMTLCT; encoded by the coding sequence TTGAGTTATATTATATTATGCAATACTGCTTCAGATAGTTTAAATAAGATAAATACTGAAGATTTAAATAGTGAAAGTATAATTTTATCTGATGGTGAAGGTCCATTTGGTCCTCATGGATTATCATTATACAAAGATAAAATTTTAGTTGCTAATAATTATAATAATAGTATTTCTATAATAAATTATAATAACTTTAAAGAAGAGACTAATTTATATGTAGGCGCACACCCAAATGACATTGTTGCAATAAATGATATAGCGTATGTTTTATGCGGCGAGTCAAATTCGGTTATTATTTATGATTTTATCGGTGAAAGAATAAATTTTGAAATCCCAACAGGTAGGTTTCCTCATAATGCTACATTATTTGAAGATAATAAATTAATATTTATCAGTAATATGGGAGACGATAGCATATCTGTAATAGATTATTTAAATAATAGAGAGATAAAAAGAATAAAAGTAGAAAATATACCTATGAAAACAATTATATCTAAAAATAAAAAATATTTATATATATGTCTAAGTTGTCTTGGCTATGATAAAAATGGCACAGTTGGAATTATCGATTTAAGCACTCTTGAATTAATTAATAAAATTGAAGTTGGAAATTCTCCAGTGGACTTATTTGAGGAAGAAAGCTTCCTATATATTTCAAATTTATGTGATGGAACTATCAGTGTAATAGACTTAAAGGAATTTAAAGAAAAAAATAAAATTAGAATTGGTGGAATGCCAAGAGGCATTGTAAAGGTTGAAGATAGAATTTTTGTTGGAGATTATTTGAATGGAATATTAAAAGTAATAAATCTTACAGAGAATAATGTAAAAGTCATACGTATAGGGGACGAACCTAATAGTATGACTTTGTGCACATGA
- a CDS encoding TIGR03905 family TSCPD domain-containing protein, translating to MFSYKTSGVCSSAINVEINNNIVESVEFVGGCPGNLFGIGQLVKGLPVDDVIERLKGIDCRSKGTSCPDQLSKALLAWKEENNL from the coding sequence ATGTTTTCATATAAAACATCAGGTGTTTGCTCAAGTGCAATCAATGTGGAAATCAATAATAATATTGTAGAAAGTGTGGAATTTGTTGGCGGATGTCCAGGAAACCTTTTTGGAATTGGACAACTAGTTAAGGGATTACCAGTAGACGATGTTATTGAAAGATTAAAAGGAATAGATTGTAGAAGCAAAGGTACTTCATGTCCTGATCAACTGTCTAAAGCCTTATTAGCTTGGAAAGAAGAAAATAATCTATAA
- a CDS encoding HIRAN domain-containing protein produces MVKKDKKNIIKSIYYDLKEYHYSNANEIYGYQDFETAGKREYKVITKKTHQLENYEKNRLANELMKIFIKEIYSSNELKNVNSFITSNPIIRYYDNFIKLFKEFISNDNNALENFRNSIIKLIKESAYSEEVKLGLSLAPFCNIEDIDEILEIFSIHNEYLFYTIMAYEHIGKCNNIIFELAKKSNGYGKVFCVMNLKPITNEIKKWMIEEGADNNVGGTELLSYTMLSLDLLDYLENTEFTKREIELLSKSFSLLFSDYGIEEINDGIIVCRKLLEIIDKNSSGIYSLYAVISILYSIEAVIIEDYKNKRNFLSNRFTDAYKELIETCKEICKKEIWHEIIAKEVSNVEVESSVLISCAEKTQYKLKKKEFEAIFKRDYTNALLYKYAFAVGNKSIKKVILDLGLQKLPLDQILKGQDELKMDNLVYDDIAQICFFILIKYLEYEDYKDKYKELNLQALRAALIETRLQAATNLQRFKDQFDEIDNELINDAISSEMVVEVRRLLNSLRIKTNDKEKKYIEVTEDMHIDIHVKDIYLITVNVSGTRYIDMSEVSSKLFEEDLVYLKREYDNPYDSYAIRVITKEGYIIGYIPRENNYILKNLMDKGKYLYGKINEISEDYNNISIKIYLSYKDVIEEITSTLSLLSGEREHFVQ; encoded by the coding sequence ATGGTTAAGAAAGACAAGAAAAATATAATAAAATCTATTTATTATGATTTAAAAGAATATCATTATAGTAATGCAAATGAGATTTATGGGTATCAAGATTTTGAGACAGCTGGAAAGAGAGAGTATAAAGTTATAACTAAGAAAACTCACCAGCTTGAAAATTATGAAAAAAATAGACTTGCAAATGAACTGATGAAAATATTTATTAAAGAAATCTATTCTTCAAATGAATTAAAAAATGTAAATAGCTTTATAACATCAAATCCAATAATAAGATATTATGATAATTTTATTAAATTGTTTAAGGAATTTATAAGCAATGATAATAATGCATTGGAAAATTTTAGAAATAGTATAATTAAATTAATCAAAGAAAGTGCTTATAGTGAAGAAGTAAAATTAGGATTGTCATTAGCTCCATTTTGCAATATTGAAGATATAGATGAGATATTGGAAATATTCTCTATTCACAATGAATATTTGTTTTATACAATAATGGCATATGAGCATATTGGAAAATGCAACAATATTATATTTGAATTAGCAAAGAAATCAAACGGATATGGTAAAGTATTTTGTGTAATGAATCTTAAGCCAATAACTAATGAAATAAAGAAATGGATGATAGAAGAAGGTGCAGATAATAATGTAGGGGGTACAGAATTATTATCGTATACTATGCTTTCTTTAGATTTATTAGACTATCTTGAAAATACAGAATTCACAAAAAGAGAAATTGAACTTTTGTCAAAATCGTTTAGTTTACTATTTTCAGACTATGGCATTGAAGAAATTAACGATGGAATAATAGTTTGTCGTAAGTTATTAGAAATCATAGATAAAAATAGTAGCGGAATATATTCTTTATATGCAGTAATATCAATACTTTATTCAATAGAAGCTGTTATTATAGAGGATTATAAAAACAAAAGGAATTTTCTTTCAAATAGATTTACTGATGCTTATAAAGAATTAATTGAAACTTGCAAGGAAATTTGTAAGAAAGAAATATGGCATGAAATAATAGCTAAAGAAGTGTCTAATGTTGAAGTAGAAAGCAGTGTTTTGATAAGCTGTGCAGAAAAGACACAATATAAATTAAAGAAAAAAGAATTTGAAGCAATTTTTAAGAGAGATTATACAAATGCATTATTATATAAATATGCGTTTGCAGTAGGTAATAAATCTATAAAAAAGGTTATCCTTGATTTGGGATTGCAAAAGTTGCCTCTTGATCAAATATTAAAAGGGCAAGATGAATTGAAAATGGATAATTTAGTTTATGATGATATTGCACAAATTTGTTTCTTTATATTAATTAAATATCTTGAATATGAGGATTACAAAGATAAATATAAGGAATTAAATCTTCAAGCCTTGAGAGCAGCTTTAATTGAAACAAGGCTTCAGGCGGCAACTAATCTTCAAAGATTCAAGGATCAATTTGATGAGATTGACAATGAACTTATAAATGATGCTATCAGCAGTGAAATGGTAGTTGAGGTTAGAAGGTTATTAAATTCCTTAAGAATAAAAACAAATGATAAGGAAAAGAAGTATATTGAGGTTACTGAGGATATGCATATTGATATTCATGTGAAAGATATTTATTTGATTACTGTAAATGTATCAGGCACAAGATATATAGATATGAGTGAGGTAAGTAGTAAATTATTTGAAGAGGATTTAGTTTATTTAAAACGAGAATATGATAATCCTTATGATTCTTATGCAATTCGGGTAATAACAAAAGAAGGTTATATTATTGGATATATTCCTAGAGAAAATAATTATATTTTGAAAAACCTAATGGATAAAGGAAAATATTTATATGGTAAAATAAATGAAATCAGCGAGGATTATAATAATATAAGCATTAAAATCTACTTGAGCTATAAGGATGTAATAGAAGAAATAACAAGCACTTTATCATTATTATCAGGTGAAAGAGAACATTTCGTTCAATAA
- a CDS encoding bifunctional folylpolyglutamate synthase/dihydrofolate synthase, producing MNMTYEEAMNYITSVGRFGSNYGLERTFRILELLGSPHKKLKLIHIAGTNGKGSTTAMVTKILRGAGYKVGMYTSPYLEEFEERIQINGENINKDRLVDLLEKVKVVIERVVEEGYEHPTEFEIITALMFLHFYNEKVDYAVIEVGLGGRLDSTNVIVPKVSVITSISLDHVNILGDSLQAIAKEKAGIIKENVPLILYPQEKEVEEVILKVAEEKKSRVYLVKKEDSRLLNINNDELYQEVQVKSNKNTYSVKLPLLGEHQIINLSVALNVIEALYEIENIIINRELIEKSLEDVKWIGRLEVLGKKPAIVIDGAHNIDGIKALRRNVEKCFKYNKLYLLLGILADKQVKEMVKEITPIAEKVYALTPHSERAELSEDLKKEILEFNPNVVSLESYEEAFFSAVNEAEKDDLILISGSLYMVGDMRKIITSKNKCSI from the coding sequence ATGAATATGACTTATGAAGAAGCAATGAATTATATAACAAGTGTAGGGAGATTTGGTTCTAATTATGGACTTGAGAGAACTTTTAGAATTTTAGAGTTACTTGGAAGTCCACATAAAAAACTAAAATTAATACATATAGCAGGAACAAACGGAAAAGGCTCGACTACAGCTATGGTCACTAAAATTCTTAGAGGAGCAGGTTATAAGGTTGGAATGTATACATCTCCTTATTTAGAAGAGTTTGAAGAAAGAATACAAATAAATGGTGAAAACATAAATAAAGATAGATTAGTTGATTTATTAGAAAAAGTTAAAGTTGTAATTGAAAGGGTAGTTGAAGAAGGTTATGAGCATCCAACCGAATTTGAAATAATAACAGCTTTAATGTTTTTACATTTTTATAATGAAAAAGTTGATTATGCAGTTATTGAAGTTGGGCTAGGAGGAAGGTTAGATTCTACAAATGTAATTGTACCTAAGGTTTCTGTAATTACTTCTATTAGCCTAGATCATGTTAATATTTTAGGAGATAGTTTACAAGCAATAGCAAAAGAAAAGGCTGGGATAATAAAAGAAAATGTACCTTTAATATTATATCCACAAGAAAAGGAAGTTGAAGAAGTAATTCTTAAGGTAGCTGAAGAAAAGAAATCTAGAGTTTATTTAGTTAAAAAAGAGGATAGTAGATTACTTAATATTAATAATGATGAATTATATCAAGAAGTTCAGGTAAAAAGTAATAAGAATACATATTCAGTAAAACTACCTTTATTAGGGGAACATCAAATAATAAATTTATCTGTAGCATTAAATGTTATAGAGGCATTATATGAAATAGAAAATATTATAATTAATAGAGAACTAATAGAGAAAAGTTTAGAAGATGTTAAATGGATTGGAAGACTTGAAGTGTTAGGCAAAAAACCTGCAATAGTTATTGATGGAGCACATAATATTGATGGAATAAAAGCACTTAGACGAAATGTTGAAAAATGTTTTAAGTATAATAAGTTATATTTATTGCTTGGTATTTTAGCAGATAAACAAGTCAAAGAAATGGTAAAAGAAATAACTCCAATAGCAGAAAAGGTTTATGCATTGACACCTCATAGTGAAAGAGCAGAACTTAGTGAAGATTTAAAAAAAGAGATATTAGAGTTTAATCCTAATGTTGTTTCATTAGAAAGTTACGAAGAAGCATTTTTTTCAGCAGTAAATGAAGCTGAAAAAGATGATTTAATATTAATCAGTGGATCGTTATACATGGTAGGAGATATGAGAAAAATTATTACTTCGAAAAATAAATGTAGCATATAA
- a CDS encoding pyridoxal phosphate-dependent aminotransferase codes for MLSKDMIEIGSKRSTIREIFEFGKRRAEIVGRDKIYDFSIGNPNVPAPESVKEAILDILENEDSTVVHGYTSAQGDDKVRESIADSINKRFGTNYTKNNLYMTIGAAASISICFKALSCKDDEFITFAPFFPEYRCFVEATGAKLIVVEANIENFQINFKEFEKSINKNTKAVIINSPNNPSGVVYSEETILKLTKLLKEKSKEYGHTIYLISDEPYREIVYKGVEVPYITKYYDNTFVCYSYSKSLSLPGERIGYVLVPNEIENFQDTYAAICGAGRVLGYVNAPSLFQRVVAKCADQTSDVSIYERNKELLYNGLIEMGYKCVEPGGAFYLFPQSLEADAKAFCERAKKYDLLLVPGDDFGCPGHVRISYCVQTEQIVNALPIFKKLAEEYNITK; via the coding sequence ATGTTATCAAAAGATATGATAGAAATAGGAAGCAAAAGATCGACAATTAGAGAAATATTTGAATTTGGGAAAAGAAGAGCTGAAATTGTTGGGCGAGATAAAATTTATGATTTTAGCATTGGAAATCCTAATGTACCAGCACCAGAATCCGTTAAGGAAGCTATTCTTGACATACTAGAAAATGAAGATTCAACTGTTGTTCATGGATATACTAGTGCTCAAGGTGATGATAAGGTAAGAGAGAGTATTGCTGATTCAATTAATAAGAGATTTGGAACTAATTATACAAAGAATAATTTATACATGACAATAGGGGCAGCAGCTTCTATAAGTATATGTTTTAAAGCTTTATCTTGCAAAGATGATGAATTCATTACCTTTGCGCCGTTCTTTCCAGAATACAGATGCTTTGTTGAAGCAACTGGGGCTAAGCTTATCGTTGTAGAGGCTAATATCGAAAATTTTCAAATTAATTTTAAAGAATTTGAAAAGAGTATAAACAAAAATACAAAGGCAGTAATTATAAATTCGCCAAATAATCCATCTGGAGTTGTGTATTCTGAAGAGACAATTTTAAAATTAACTAAGCTTTTAAAAGAAAAATCTAAGGAATACGGCCATACAATTTACTTAATTTCAGATGAACCATATAGAGAAATAGTGTATAAAGGTGTTGAAGTTCCATATATTACTAAATACTATGATAATACTTTTGTTTGCTATTCTTATAGTAAATCACTATCATTACCTGGTGAGAGAATAGGCTACGTATTAGTGCCTAATGAAATTGAGAATTTTCAAGATACTTATGCAGCTATTTGTGGAGCAGGAAGAGTTCTTGGATATGTTAATGCACCAAGTTTATTTCAAAGGGTAGTAGCAAAATGTGCTGACCAAACTTCTGATGTTTCAATATATGAAAGAAATAAAGAATTATTATATAATGGTTTAATTGAAATGGGATATAAATGTGTAGAACCAGGTGGTGCATTTTATTTGTTCCCTCAATCGTTAGAAGCTGATGCTAAAGCTTTTTGTGAGAGAGCAAAAAAATATGATTTGCTATTAGTACCTGGTGATGATTTCGGCTGTCCAGGTCATGTTAGAATTTCTTATTGTGTGCAAACTGAACAAATAGTAAATGCATTACCAATATTTAAAAAGTTAGCTGAAGAATATAATATTACAAAGTAG
- a CDS encoding TerC/Alx family metal homeostasis membrane protein has protein sequence MNTKRNFINLIFWISISILFNIFIYLTRGQTAAVEYFGGYILEMSLSLDNLFLFIMVFSNLGIREEYQERVLLYGVSGAMVLRLIFILLGVNIVNRFHFVLPLFGLILIYSGFAVFKKKHEDKKFNNNLLIKLVKKIIPVTDLFYGQAFFVKQKKRIYATPLFAALIIIEGSDVIFAIDSIPAIFSITTDTFIVYTSNIFAILGLRSMYYVLAKMNTKFRFMKYGVSGILIFTGIKLISLIVKIQISVTNSVLIILSILLLSILLSIIFSNTATNKNKKIYH, from the coding sequence ATGAATACTAAAAGAAATTTTATTAATTTAATTTTTTGGATAAGTATATCAATATTATTTAACATCTTTATATATCTAACAAGAGGTCAAACAGCTGCAGTTGAATACTTTGGTGGATACATATTAGAAATGTCGTTGAGTTTAGATAATTTATTTCTATTTATTATGGTATTTAGTAACCTTGGAATAAGAGAAGAATATCAGGAAAGAGTATTACTATATGGAGTATCAGGTGCTATGGTACTAAGATTGATATTTATTTTGCTTGGAGTAAACATAGTTAATAGATTTCATTTTGTGCTTCCTCTTTTTGGTCTTATATTAATATATAGTGGATTTGCTGTATTTAAGAAAAAGCATGAGGATAAAAAATTTAACAATAATCTTTTGATTAAACTAGTAAAAAAAATAATACCAGTTACAGATCTTTTTTATGGACAGGCTTTTTTTGTTAAACAAAAGAAAAGGATATATGCTACACCTCTTTTTGCAGCTCTTATAATAATAGAAGGTTCAGATGTAATTTTTGCTATCGATTCAATACCTGCAATTTTTTCAATAACTACTGATACTTTTATAGTATATACTTCAAATATCTTTGCTATCCTCGGTCTTAGAAGCATGTATTATGTCTTAGCTAAAATGAATACTAAATTTAGATTCATGAAATATGGAGTAAGTGGAATACTGATTTTTACTGGAATAAAACTTATTTCACTTATTGTTAAGATACAAATTTCAGTCACAAATTCTGTATTAATTATACTTAGCATTCTTTTACTCAGCATTTTATTGTCCATAATATTTAGTAATACAGCTACAAATAAAAATAAAAAAATATATCACTAG